Proteins encoded together in one Pongo abelii isolate AG06213 chromosome 8, NHGRI_mPonAbe1-v2.0_pri, whole genome shotgun sequence window:
- the KCNIP2 gene encoding Kv channel-interacting protein 2 isoform X4 translates to MRGQGRKESLSDSRDLDGSYDQLTGHPPGPTKKALKQRFLKLLPCCGPQALPSVSEIGRVFRFLGDSSLPSALAAPASLRPHRPRLLDPDSVEDEFELSTVCHRPEGLEQLQEQTKFTRKELQVLYRGFKNECPSGIVNEENFKQIYSQFFPQGDSSTYATFLFNAFDTNHDGSVSFEDFVAGLSVILRGTVDDRLNWAFNLYDLNKDGCITKEEMLDIMKSIYDMMGKYTYPALREEAPREHVESFFQKMDRNKDGVVTIEEFMESCQKDENIMRSMQLFDNVI, encoded by the exons GCCACCCTCCAGGGCCCACTAAAAAAGCGCTGAAGCAGCGATTCCTCAAGCTGCTGCCGTGCTGCGGGCCCCAAGCCCTGCCCTCAGTCAGTGAAA TTGGCCGGGTCTTCCGCTTTCTCGGTGACAGTTCGCTCCCTTCAGCATTAGCCGCCCCAGCCTCCCTCCGCCCCCACAGACCCCGCCTGCTGGACCCAG ACAGCGTGGAGGATGAATTTGAATTGTCCACCGTGTGTCACCGGCCTGAGGGACTGGAGCAGCTGCAGGAGCAAACCAAATTCACGCGCAAGGAGTTGCAGGTCCTGTACCGGGGCTTCAAGAAC GAATGTCCCAGCGGAATTGTCAATGAGGAGAACTTCAAGCAGATTTACTCCCAGTTCTTTCCTCAAGGAG ACTCCAGCACCTATGCCACTTTCCTCTTCAATGCCTTTGACACCAACCATGATGGCTCGGTCAGTTTTGAG GACTTTGTGGCTGGTTTGTCCGTGATTCTTCGGGGAACTGTAGATGACAGGCTTAATTGGGCCTTCAACCTGTATGACCTTAACAAGGACGGCTGCATCACCAAGGAG GAAATGCTTGACATCATGAAGTCCATCTATGACATGATGGGCAAGTACACGTACCCTGCACTCCGGGAGGAGGCCCCAAGGGAACACGTGGAGAGCTTCTTCCAG AAGATGGACAGAAACAAGGATGGTGTGGTGACCATTGAGGAATTCATGGAGTCTTGTCAAAAG GATGAGAACATCATGAGGTCCATGCAGCTCTTTGACAATGTCATCTAG
- the KCNIP2 gene encoding Kv channel-interacting protein 2 isoform X1 yields the protein MNRCPRRCRSPLGQAARSLYQLVTGSLSPDSVEDEFELSTVCHRPEGLEQLQEQTKFTRKELQVLYRGFKNECPSGIVNEENFKQIYSQFFPQGDSSTYATFLFNAFDTNHDGSVSFEDFVAGLSVILRGTVDDRLNWAFNLYDLNKDGCITKEEMLDIMKSIYDMMGKYTYPALREEAPREHVESFFQKMDRNKDGVVTIEEFMESCQKDENIMRSMQLFDNVI from the exons ATGAACCGATGCCCCCGCAGGTGCCGGAGCCCGCTGGGGCAGGCAGCGCGATCCCTCTACCAGCTGGTGACTGGGTCGCTGTCCCCAG ACAGCGTGGAGGATGAATTTGAATTGTCCACCGTGTGTCACCGGCCTGAGGGACTGGAGCAGCTGCAGGAGCAAACCAAATTCACGCGCAAGGAGTTGCAGGTCCTGTACCGGGGCTTCAAGAAC GAATGTCCCAGCGGAATTGTCAATGAGGAGAACTTCAAGCAGATTTACTCCCAGTTCTTTCCTCAAGGAG ACTCCAGCACCTATGCCACTTTCCTCTTCAATGCCTTTGACACCAACCATGATGGCTCGGTCAGTTTTGAG GACTTTGTGGCTGGTTTGTCCGTGATTCTTCGGGGAACTGTAGATGACAGGCTTAATTGGGCCTTCAACCTGTATGACCTTAACAAGGACGGCTGCATCACCAAGGAG GAAATGCTTGACATCATGAAGTCCATCTATGACATGATGGGCAAGTACACGTACCCTGCACTCCGGGAGGAGGCCCCAAGGGAACACGTGGAGAGCTTCTTCCAG AAGATGGACAGAAACAAGGATGGTGTGGTGACCATTGAGGAATTCATGGAGTCTTGTCAAAAG GATGAGAACATCATGAGGTCCATGCAGCTCTTTGACAATGTCATCTAG
- the KCNIP2 gene encoding Kv channel-interacting protein 2 isoform X5, with protein MNLEGLEMVAVLVVLALFVKVLEQFGLFEPVSLEDSVEDEFELSTVCHRPEGLEQLQEQTKFTRKELQVLYRGFKNECPSGIVNEENFKQIYSQFFPQGDSSTYATFLFNAFDTNHDGSVSFEDFVAGLSVILRGTVDDRLNWAFNLYDLNKDGCITKEEMLDIMKSIYDMMGKYTYPALREEAPREHVESFFQKMDRNKDGVVTIEEFMESCQKDENIMRSMQLFDNVI; from the exons ATGAACCTGGAAGGGCTGGAGATGGTCGCTGTGCTCGTGGTCCTCGCTCTGTTTGTCAAGGTCCTGGAGCAGTTTGGCCTCTTTGAGCCTGTCTCCTTGGAAG ACAGCGTGGAGGATGAATTTGAATTGTCCACCGTGTGTCACCGGCCTGAGGGACTGGAGCAGCTGCAGGAGCAAACCAAATTCACGCGCAAGGAGTTGCAGGTCCTGTACCGGGGCTTCAAGAAC GAATGTCCCAGCGGAATTGTCAATGAGGAGAACTTCAAGCAGATTTACTCCCAGTTCTTTCCTCAAGGAG ACTCCAGCACCTATGCCACTTTCCTCTTCAATGCCTTTGACACCAACCATGATGGCTCGGTCAGTTTTGAG GACTTTGTGGCTGGTTTGTCCGTGATTCTTCGGGGAACTGTAGATGACAGGCTTAATTGGGCCTTCAACCTGTATGACCTTAACAAGGACGGCTGCATCACCAAGGAG GAAATGCTTGACATCATGAAGTCCATCTATGACATGATGGGCAAGTACACGTACCCTGCACTCCGGGAGGAGGCCCCAAGGGAACACGTGGAGAGCTTCTTCCAG AAGATGGACAGAAACAAGGATGGTGTGGTGACCATTGAGGAATTCATGGAGTCTTGTCAAAAG GATGAGAACATCATGAGGTCCATGCAGCTCTTTGACAATGTCATCTAG